The DNA segment AGCATTGCTTGAGCGTGATTTGACATGGCTTCAATTTCGCCCAAGCAGCTATGGCGTGGGTAGGGAAAAATTTTAACCGCAATTTCGCCCAAGTCTTTAGCATAATCGCCAATCCTTTCTAAATCTCTTACCAGTTGCATTGAAGCACTGAGTAAGCGTAATTCTTGAGCTACTGGAGATTCTAGAGATATTAAGGCTACACATTCCAACTCAATGTGTTTTTGGAAGCGATCAATTTCTTTATCTAGTAAGGTTACTTCGTTAACCAGTGAAAGTTGGCGCTCAAACAATGCTTGGTGAGAAAGACGAAAAGATTTTTCCACCAAAGCCCCCATACGCAGGACATCTTGCTCTAAACGCTTTGTTTTGCGTTTAAACTGGGATTTGTTTAAACTCGGTTCCAAAGATTGAAAATTCACCTCATCTGCTAACACTAGAGTCTCTAACTATTAGAATGATGGATTTTGGAGCGGGATGAAGTATCTAAAAACACCTTGTTAAGTCAGAAGTCAGAAGTTAAGAGAAATAAATAGATAGGCAAAATTATTTATCGGTATATTGACATTTTATGGTAGATATACGGTTGTGCCTCCCGATTACCAAGTTTAGCATTTACTCTTTACTTAGCCAAAATCGAGGTAGTTCAATTTGCAGCCATGCGCCTTGGGTTTGAGGATGATTCATAGCTTTAATTGTGCCACGATGAGCCAAAATAATTTGACGAGCGATCGCCAATCCTAAACCGTTTCCAGTGGTAAGTTGAGCTAGATCGGTACTGTGTTTTTGGCGGGATAAATCGGTGCGAAACAGGCGATCGAATACATAAGGTAAATCTGTTGGGGTAAAACCATTACCTGAGTCAATTACATTTACTTGTAATTTGCTCGGATCTAAAACTTTGACTTCAACTTCGACTTTGCCGTTTTTGGGACTATATTTGATGCTGTTATCGAGTAGATTGAGAAATACTTGGGTAAGTCTGGCTCGATCGCCCTCAAGCTGCACTAGTTCCGATCCTGTATAGATTAATTCTAATTGTTTAGATTGAGCAAAAGGCTCTAAGGTGTTCCAAGCCGAAAAAATCAGGCTTTTTAGTTCTACAGGTTCAATTGTCAGGCATTGACTCGGATCTTGTTCTAAATGATTTAATTCCAGAAAATGCTGGGCTAGATCTATTAAACGATTGGTTTCTTGCAGCATTTTCTCTACCCAGCCTCGTTCTGGCGGTTGCAAACGTTTGAGCAAGGTTTCGGTGACTAATCTAATAGAGGTAAGGGGAGTTCTTAATTCGTGAGCCAAATCGGAAACAGTGCGATCGCGTTGTTGAGATATCTCGACTAAAGATTGTAAATTCTCCAGAAAAACCGCTATTTCTCGGTCTGGCAAAGGAACTGCATAACCCCGCAGGGAAACTTGTTCCGAACTCAAGGTTAATCTTTCCCCTGGTTGGCGATCGATGGTTTGGGGATAGAATATCCATTCCTTTTGAGTGGATTTTTGAGCAGTCCGAGTTTGTTCGATCAATCGATCTAACTCATAAGAACGGACTACTTCTAATAAAAACCGCTTTTGATTTGGTTCCCAATTGGATAAATATAGTAACTCTCTAGCTTGCTGATTGCAGCACAACAACTGATTTTCTGCATCTACTACTAGGTAACCTAAAGGTAATTGTTCTAGTAAGTAGCGGTAATTTTGCAGTTGAATTTCTAATTGTTGGGTCTGACGTTTGAAAATCGTGACTCCTAATCGCAAACGCGACAAAATCGGGAGCGAATTTCCTTCTGCGCCACCTGTATCTAAGATCGCCAAAA comes from the Merismopedia glauca CCAP 1448/3 genome and includes:
- the phoU gene encoding phosphate signaling complex protein PhoU, giving the protein MNFQSLEPSLNKSQFKRKTKRLEQDVLRMGALVEKSFRLSHQALFERQLSLVNEVTLLDKEIDRFQKHIELECVALISLESPVAQELRLLSASMQLVRDLERIGDYAKDLGEIAVKIFPYPRHSCLGEIEAMSNHAQAMLASSLEALADLNAVAGKQVKQLDNTVDRAYQRIYQTLAYQKDISGFIEPILLMVLVIRHLERMADHATNIGQRVGYIVTGTR
- a CDS encoding sensor histidine kinase; translated protein: MIWELLLGLAIALIIGRWRQNKLHAELNQILAILDTGGAEGNSLPILSRLRLGVTIFKRQTQQLEIQLQNYRYLLEQLPLGYLVVDAENQLLCCNQQARELLYLSNWEPNQKRFLLEVVRSYELDRLIEQTRTAQKSTQKEWIFYPQTIDRQPGERLTLSSEQVSLRGYAVPLPDREIAVFLENLQSLVEISQQRDRTVSDLAHELRTPLTSIRLVTETLLKRLQPPERGWVEKMLQETNRLIDLAQHFLELNHLEQDPSQCLTIEPVELKSLIFSAWNTLEPFAQSKQLELIYTGSELVQLEGDRARLTQVFLNLLDNSIKYSPKNGKVEVEVKVLDPSKLQVNVIDSGNGFTPTDLPYVFDRLFRTDLSRQKHSTDLAQLTTGNGLGLAIARQIILAHRGTIKAMNHPQTQGAWLQIELPRFWLSKE